One region of Victivallis lenta genomic DNA includes:
- a CDS encoding VIT domain-containing protein, whose translation MKQKCRCFGMLSALVMTCSSAMAAGTLTPAGSGQKPAEILSHDVRVVINNGFAMTEVTQRFRNPNAETVEAVYAFPVPSSASLSEVSVQIGERTINGEVLAKEEAKQVYDEEKERGNSAALAGKQAFYDFRFSVANLKPQEEALVRFVYYQPLAADTGVVRYVYPLEEGNTRDAAAADFWSGSSRVETKATLRMTVKSAWPLTSVRTPNLRPLSEKLALADGAAELEYELGSELGRDFVFYYQLAELPGRLEVVPYRAAGKPGTFMMVLTPGTDLRRLDCGADYIFVLDVSGSMHGDKLRTLCDGVAQSIGSMRGNDRFRIVTFNQQSREVTRGWVAASPDGIREWTRRVSELKANGSTNLEAGIRTALGGIDADRVTSLILVTDAVTNTGEVRPEEFAKLMRQKDIRVFGFLMGNSANWPLMRTICDASGGFYAGVSNSDDIIGQIALAKEKVIYEALHDVKLSLSGVKTFDVNHAGAKKLYRGRQLVAFGRYAAGGEAEFTMTAKISGREETYRCRVRLPDVDEDNPELERLWALDRIELFEDLKNSGVLPADEAKPVIRQLGIDYQLVTGETSMAVLSDEAFRAYGIERRNAVRTAAEHRAQSRRSQEPVKNYRVDIPAAGNPPLDCRSNGGENNLFKLSAPRLGGGAIAPVPALFVIVLGVAGCIALCSRR comes from the coding sequence ATGAAACAGAAATGCAGATGCTTCGGAATGCTCTCGGCGCTGGTCATGACCTGCTCGTCCGCAATGGCGGCAGGAACGCTGACTCCGGCCGGGTCGGGACAGAAGCCCGCCGAGATCCTGAGCCACGACGTCCGGGTCGTGATCAACAACGGTTTTGCGATGACCGAGGTGACCCAGCGTTTCCGGAATCCGAACGCGGAGACGGTAGAGGCGGTTTACGCGTTCCCGGTGCCGAGCTCCGCCAGCCTCTCCGAGGTTTCCGTGCAGATCGGCGAGCGCACCATCAATGGTGAAGTTCTGGCGAAGGAGGAGGCGAAGCAAGTCTACGACGAAGAGAAGGAGAGGGGAAACAGCGCGGCGCTGGCCGGGAAGCAGGCGTTTTACGACTTCCGCTTTTCGGTTGCGAACCTGAAGCCGCAGGAAGAGGCGCTGGTCCGCTTCGTCTACTATCAGCCGCTTGCGGCCGATACCGGCGTGGTCCGCTATGTCTATCCGCTCGAGGAGGGGAACACGCGGGATGCGGCGGCGGCTGATTTCTGGAGCGGCAGCAGCCGGGTCGAAACGAAGGCCACGCTCCGGATGACCGTCAAATCGGCCTGGCCGCTGACTTCGGTACGGACGCCGAACCTGCGCCCGCTCTCCGAGAAACTCGCGCTTGCGGACGGCGCCGCCGAGCTCGAATATGAACTCGGCAGCGAACTCGGCCGGGACTTCGTTTTTTATTATCAGCTCGCCGAGCTGCCGGGGCGGCTTGAAGTCGTGCCGTACCGCGCTGCCGGAAAACCCGGCACTTTCATGATGGTCCTGACTCCCGGAACCGACCTGCGGCGGCTCGATTGCGGCGCCGACTACATTTTCGTGCTCGACGTGTCGGGCAGCATGCACGGCGACAAGCTCCGGACGCTCTGCGACGGCGTGGCGCAGAGCATCGGCTCGATGCGCGGGAACGACCGGTTCCGCATCGTGACCTTCAACCAGCAGTCGCGGGAAGTGACCCGCGGCTGGGTCGCCGCTTCGCCGGACGGCATCCGGGAGTGGACGCGCCGCGTCTCCGAGCTCAAGGCGAACGGTTCGACCAATCTCGAGGCCGGTATCCGCACCGCCCTCGGCGGCATCGACGCGGACCGCGTGACCAGCCTCATACTCGTGACCGACGCAGTGACCAATACCGGCGAAGTCCGGCCGGAAGAATTCGCGAAGCTGATGCGGCAAAAGGACATCCGCGTCTTCGGGTTCCTGATGGGCAACAGCGCGAACTGGCCGCTGATGCGGACCATCTGCGATGCCTCCGGCGGTTTCTATGCGGGCGTGTCGAACTCCGACGACATCATCGGGCAGATTGCGCTGGCGAAGGAGAAGGTCATCTACGAGGCGCTGCACGATGTGAAGCTTTCGCTTTCCGGCGTCAAGACCTTCGACGTGAACCATGCCGGGGCGAAAAAGCTCTATCGCGGCCGGCAGCTTGTGGCGTTCGGGCGCTATGCGGCGGGCGGCGAGGCGGAGTTCACCATGACCGCGAAGATTTCGGGCCGCGAGGAGACCTACCGCTGCCGGGTCCGGCTGCCGGACGTTGATGAGGACAATCCCGAGCTTGAACGGCTCTGGGCGCTCGATCGCATCGAACTCTTCGAGGATCTGAAGAATTCCGGCGTGCTTCCGGCCGACGAGGCGAAGCCGGTCATCCGCCAGCTCGGGATCGATTATCAGCTGGTGACCGGCGAAACCTCGATGGCGGTCCTCTCCGACGAGGCGTTCCGGGCGTACGGCATCGAGCGCCGCAACGCCGTGCGCACTGCCGCCGAACACCGGGCGCAGAGCCGCCGCTCTCAGGAGCCGGTGAAGAATTACCGCGTCGATATTCCGGCCGCGGGGAACCCGCCGCTCGACTGCCGGTCGAACGGCGGGGAAAACAACCTCTTCAAGCTCTCCGCGCCGAGACTCGGCGGCGGGGCGATCGCGCCGGTTCCTGCCCTGTTCGTCATCGTGCTCGGGGTTGCCGGCTGTATCGCTCTTTGCAGCAGGCGGTAA
- a CDS encoding rhomboid family intramembrane serine protease, which translates to MKKSIVELFTYAAAASFFALPPYGLAAHWYGVVLLAVSVLPAVGMSLLLTKFCRSGIPAAVRFAPVAAGWFALAFANRHLAGSGTASGAFGLTVAPLAVAVTVMPAACYALYWLERNEALANRIVNAARLPLAAVALMALVMAFPSIGTAMMFRPGAALFPGGWRMLGCHFVHFGWDHFAWDGAVVLAVGTMLAVRRGELFFCRLFLASLLWCGAGVAVFGRGYDLYCGSSGIGCALAAALAADFIRSGGGTLRRASAAVLAGIAGKAVFELASGETLFVPGTEFEPAAAAHLAGMLAGVWHALPRRKLRIVRRYLAARLRGLKKGDSGDILHELNKIWSL; encoded by the coding sequence ATGAAAAAGTCGATTGTCGAGCTCTTCACTTACGCCGCTGCGGCTTCGTTTTTCGCCTTGCCGCCTTACGGACTGGCGGCACACTGGTACGGGGTCGTACTGCTGGCGGTCTCCGTGCTCCCCGCGGTCGGCATGTCGCTGCTGCTGACGAAGTTCTGCCGCTCCGGAATCCCGGCGGCAGTGCGTTTTGCCCCGGTCGCGGCCGGCTGGTTCGCGCTCGCTTTCGCAAACCGGCATCTGGCCGGCAGCGGAACCGCCTCCGGAGCGTTCGGGCTGACGGTTGCGCCGCTTGCCGTGGCGGTCACCGTCATGCCGGCGGCCTGCTATGCGCTCTACTGGCTGGAACGGAACGAGGCGCTGGCGAACCGGATCGTCAATGCGGCGCGCCTGCCGCTCGCGGCGGTTGCGCTGATGGCGCTCGTCATGGCGTTTCCGTCGATCGGCACGGCCATGATGTTCCGTCCGGGGGCCGCGCTGTTCCCCGGGGGATGGCGGATGCTCGGCTGTCACTTCGTTCACTTCGGCTGGGACCATTTCGCCTGGGACGGCGCGGTGGTGCTGGCGGTCGGGACGATGCTCGCCGTCCGGCGCGGCGAACTTTTCTTCTGCCGGCTTTTTCTCGCTTCGCTGCTCTGGTGCGGCGCCGGAGTCGCCGTCTTCGGGCGCGGCTACGACCTCTATTGCGGCTCCTCCGGAATCGGCTGCGCGCTGGCGGCCGCACTCGCGGCTGACTTCATCCGCTCCGGCGGAGGAACGCTGCGTCGGGCATCGGCCGCTGTCCTGGCCGGAATCGCCGGGAAGGCGGTTTTCGAGCTGGCGTCCGGCGAGACGCTGTTTGTTCCGGGGACGGAATTCGAGCCGGCCGCCGCCGCTCACCTGGCCGGTATGCTCGCCGGAGTCTGGCATGCGCTGCCGCGCCGCAAACTGCGGATCGTCCGCAGATATCTGGCCGCGCGCCTCCGGGGCTTGAAAAAGGGGGATTCCGGTGATATACTTCATGAATTGAACAAGATATGGAGTTTGTGA
- a CDS encoding D-lyxose/D-mannose family sugar isomerase, with the protein MLKRSEINRSIEIARRVFAANGLHLPEFAFRSVAEWDRAGHECDEIRDCMLGWDVTDFGSGDFRKTGRTLFTLRNGRRNDPRYPKSYAEKFILDPDFQCAPAHFHRSKREDIINRGKGFIVLELTASDPDGNPAGGSLTVAVDGISRTIPSGSRVRLKPGESICLVPGTIHQFWGEGPDGILIDGERYGVSGEVSSVCDDISDNVFIHGGNRFPGIDEDEEKICYLCNEYPAASAD; encoded by the coding sequence ATGCTGAAACGTTCCGAAATCAACCGAAGCATCGAAATCGCCCGCCGGGTATTCGCCGCCAACGGGCTGCACTTGCCGGAGTTCGCCTTCCGCAGCGTGGCGGAGTGGGACCGCGCCGGGCACGAGTGCGACGAGATCCGCGACTGCATGCTGGGGTGGGATGTGACCGACTTCGGCTCCGGCGATTTCCGGAAGACCGGCCGCACGCTTTTCACGCTGCGGAACGGCCGCCGCAACGATCCGCGTTACCCGAAAAGCTATGCCGAGAAGTTCATTCTCGACCCCGATTTTCAGTGCGCGCCGGCCCACTTCCACCGCAGCAAGCGCGAGGATATCATCAATCGCGGGAAAGGGTTCATCGTCCTTGAGCTGACCGCCTCCGATCCGGACGGCAATCCGGCGGGCGGCAGCCTGACGGTCGCAGTGGACGGTATTTCGCGCACGATCCCGTCCGGTTCGCGCGTCCGGCTCAAGCCCGGCGAGAGCATCTGCCTCGTGCCCGGCACGATCCACCAGTTCTGGGGGGAGGGGCCGGACGGAATCCTGATCGACGGTGAGCGCTACGGCGTCTCCGGCGAGGTCTCCAGCGTCTGCGACGATATTTCGGACAATGTCTTCATCCACGGCGGCAACCGCTTCCCCGGCATCGACGAGGACGAAGAGAAAATCTGCTATCTCTGCAACGAATATCCGGCCGCCTCCGCGGATTGA
- the pflB gene encoding formate C-acetyltransferase, whose translation MDFKNGAWTAEVNVRDFIQNNYTPYDGDRDFLAPPTERTLELWRILSERMKLERERNGVYDIDEKTISTITSHEAGYIDRELETIVGLQTDAPLKRAIMPFGGFRLIHTELEAYGRKMDPAVEHVFEYRKTHNDGVFDVYTDEMKKVRHAGVITGLPDNYGRGRIIGDYRRVPLYGVDFLIEAKKQAKREAVADVMDSDMIRKREEIAEQIKALGELKAMAAKYGFDISRPAQDTKEAIQWLYFGYLAAVKEQNGAAMSIGRISTFLDCYAERDLAGGKYTEEEIQEFVDHFIMKLRIVRFLRTPAYDELFSGDPTWVTESVGGMSLDGRHMVTKMSYRFLHTLVNLGPAPEPNLTVLWSVKLPENFKKFCADISIGTSSIQYENDDLMRVKFGDDYGIACCVSAMRIGKQMQFFGARCNLAKALLYAINGGRDVKCNNEQIGPAIPFLGGGEYIDYDEVMRNFEEITDWLAKLYIDTLNIIHYMHDKYCYERIEMALHDEDIVRTMAGGIAGLSVLADSFSAIRYAKVRPVLNDAGLVCDFITEGDFPKFGNDDERVDRIAVDIVKSFEQKLARHKAYRNAKPTMSILTITSNVMYGKKTASTPDGRKAGEPFAPGANPMHGRDVNGAVASLKSVAKLPYDYAEDGISYTFSIVPDSLGRTPEEKRSNLISLLDGYFSEHGHHLNVNVLQREMLLDAMEHPEKYPQLTIRVSGYAVNFIRLTREQQLDVVNRTFHSRF comes from the coding sequence ATGGATTTCAAGAACGGCGCATGGACTGCCGAAGTCAATGTCAGAGATTTTATTCAGAACAACTACACTCCGTACGACGGCGACCGGGATTTCCTTGCGCCGCCGACGGAGCGGACGCTCGAACTGTGGCGTATTCTGTCGGAGCGCATGAAGCTGGAACGCGAGCGCAACGGCGTTTACGACATCGACGAGAAGACCATTTCGACCATCACCTCGCACGAGGCCGGCTACATCGACCGGGAGCTTGAGACGATCGTCGGGCTTCAGACCGATGCTCCGCTGAAGCGGGCGATCATGCCGTTCGGCGGCTTCCGGCTCATCCACACCGAGCTCGAAGCTTACGGGCGGAAGATGGATCCGGCCGTCGAACATGTTTTCGAATACCGCAAGACCCACAACGACGGCGTGTTCGACGTCTACACCGACGAGATGAAGAAGGTGCGCCACGCCGGCGTCATCACCGGGCTGCCGGACAACTACGGGCGCGGCCGGATCATCGGCGACTACCGCCGCGTGCCGCTCTACGGCGTCGATTTCCTGATCGAAGCGAAGAAGCAGGCGAAGCGCGAGGCGGTCGCCGACGTGATGGATTCGGATATGATCCGCAAGCGCGAGGAGATCGCCGAGCAGATCAAGGCGCTCGGCGAGCTCAAGGCGATGGCCGCCAAATACGGCTTCGATATCTCGCGCCCGGCGCAGGATACGAAAGAGGCGATCCAGTGGCTCTACTTCGGCTATCTGGCCGCGGTCAAGGAGCAGAACGGCGCGGCGATGTCGATCGGCCGCATCTCGACTTTTCTCGACTGTTACGCCGAGCGCGACCTGGCGGGCGGGAAATATACGGAAGAGGAGATTCAGGAGTTCGTCGACCACTTCATCATGAAGCTGCGGATCGTCCGTTTCCTGCGGACTCCGGCTTATGACGAGCTGTTCAGCGGCGACCCGACCTGGGTGACCGAGTCGGTCGGCGGCATGTCGCTCGACGGGCGGCACATGGTCACGAAGATGAGCTACCGCTTCCTGCACACGCTCGTGAACCTCGGTCCCGCGCCGGAACCGAACCTGACCGTGCTGTGGAGCGTGAAACTGCCGGAGAATTTCAAGAAGTTCTGCGCCGACATTTCGATCGGGACTTCGTCGATCCAGTACGAGAACGACGACCTGATGCGGGTCAAGTTCGGCGACGACTACGGCATCGCCTGCTGCGTCTCGGCCATGCGGATCGGCAAGCAGATGCAGTTCTTCGGCGCGCGCTGCAACCTTGCGAAGGCGCTGCTTTACGCGATCAACGGCGGCCGTGACGTGAAGTGTAACAACGAGCAGATCGGCCCGGCGATTCCGTTCCTCGGCGGCGGCGAGTATATCGACTACGACGAGGTCATGCGGAATTTCGAGGAGATCACCGACTGGCTTGCAAAGCTCTATATCGATACGCTGAACATCATCCACTACATGCACGACAAGTACTGCTATGAGCGGATTGAAATGGCGCTGCACGACGAAGATATCGTCCGTACGATGGCCGGCGGCATCGCCGGGCTCTCGGTGCTGGCGGACAGCTTTTCGGCGATCCGGTACGCGAAGGTCAGGCCGGTGCTGAACGATGCCGGCCTGGTCTGCGACTTCATCACCGAGGGGGATTTCCCGAAGTTCGGCAACGACGACGAGCGGGTCGACCGGATCGCGGTGGATATCGTCAAGTCGTTCGAACAGAAGCTGGCGCGGCACAAGGCGTACCGCAATGCGAAGCCGACCATGTCGATCCTGACCATCACCAGCAACGTCATGTACGGCAAGAAGACCGCTTCGACGCCGGACGGGCGCAAAGCCGGCGAGCCGTTCGCGCCGGGCGCGAATCCGATGCACGGCCGCGACGTGAACGGCGCGGTCGCCTCCCTGAAGTCGGTCGCCAAGCTGCCGTACGACTATGCGGAGGACGGAATCAGCTACACTTTCTCGATCGTGCCGGATTCGCTCGGCCGGACGCCGGAGGAGAAGCGGTCGAACCTGATCTCTCTGCTCGACGGCTACTTCTCGGAGCATGGCCATCACCTGAACGTGAACGTGCTGCAGCGCGAGATGCTGCTTGATGCGATGGAGCACCCCGAAAAGTATCCGCAGCTTACGATCCGGGTTTCCGGCTACGCCGTGAACTTCATCCGCCTGACCCGCGAGCAGCAGCTCGACGTGGTCAACCGGACGTTCCACAGCCGGTTCTGA
- the pflA gene encoding pyruvate formate-lyase-activating protein, which produces MAEVSGRIHSVESFGTLDGPGVRYVVFLQGCPLRCLYCHNPDTWATGGGTETTVPELMRRIESCRNFIRSGGVTLSGGEPLMQPDFSRALLESCREAGFHTALDTAGSFPLARSRAVIDAADLVLLDIKALDPELCVRLTGRDGGNTLATLDWCEESGKPVWIRHVLVPGLTLDRARLEALAAYLEPYRCIGKVELLPFHKMADFKWKALGLENRLADTPEPEAAALREAESLFSGRSRDCRQP; this is translated from the coding sequence ATGGCGGAGGTCTCCGGCAGGATTCACTCGGTGGAGAGTTTCGGGACGCTGGACGGCCCCGGCGTCCGCTACGTCGTTTTCCTGCAGGGGTGTCCGCTGCGCTGCCTCTACTGCCACAACCCGGATACCTGGGCGACCGGCGGCGGAACGGAGACGACGGTGCCGGAGCTGATGCGCCGGATCGAATCGTGCCGGAATTTCATCCGTTCGGGGGGCGTGACGCTTTCGGGCGGCGAACCTCTGATGCAGCCGGATTTTTCCCGCGCGCTTCTGGAGAGCTGCCGCGAGGCGGGGTTCCACACGGCGCTCGATACGGCGGGCTCCTTTCCGCTTGCCCGCTCCCGCGCGGTGATCGATGCGGCGGATCTGGTGCTGCTCGACATCAAGGCGCTCGACCCGGAGCTCTGCGTGAGGCTGACCGGCAGAGACGGCGGCAATACGCTTGCGACGCTGGATTGGTGCGAGGAGAGCGGCAAGCCGGTCTGGATTCGGCATGTGCTGGTGCCGGGCCTGACGCTGGACCGTGCGAGACTCGAAGCGCTCGCCGCTTATCTGGAGCCGTACCGCTGCATCGGGAAGGTGGAGCTTCTGCCGTTTCACAAGATGGCGGATTTCAAGTGGAAGGCGCTCGGCCTGGAAAACCGCCTGGCCGACACGCCGGAGCCGGAGGCGGCGGCGCTGCGGGAAGCCGAATCCCTGTTTTCCGGCAGAAGCCGGGACTGCCGACAGCCGTAA
- a CDS encoding glycoside hydrolase family 27 protein — MSRMFHPPRFHAPAVFGVRPGSDFFLALPVEGERLSLDCTNPPPGTGFDAAAGVLSGRIGRPGIYPVEFEAENPAGRSRCTIRLIAGEGIQLTPPMGWNSWYCFSEGVSDAGIRKTARALVERGLAAHGWNFVNIDDCWQGVRGGKYGALQGNERFPDMKALADYIHSLGLRFGLYSTPWIGTYAGFRGGSTDRGREERLFLPEPERLQPNQVFGRYPGLHSLGADRPGPEWRFGDDVRQWAEWGVDFVKVDWHPNDLPTARRMADELRRCGRDIVLSLSNNAPAADAAELLGCAQLCRVTGDIRDEWESVAAIGFDHPAAWRRATGPGRFPDPDMLQIGSIGIPNSPNPSYTPSRLTREEQSTQFALWCLLSAPLLLSCDIAGMDEATFRLLTNDGLIAINQDPLAAPPSVENRGNGILVYRKPLADGSEAVGVFNRSCEHRTCRLDDCRYGRDLRNGEIRELCGEVHLVPHSSRIFRTVPARGGAETADSFRSVTA; from the coding sequence ATGAGCAGAATGTTTCATCCGCCCCGCTTTCATGCTCCGGCCGTTTTCGGCGTACGGCCCGGCAGCGATTTCTTTCTGGCCCTCCCCGTCGAAGGGGAACGACTGAGTTTGGACTGCACGAATCCGCCGCCGGGAACCGGGTTCGACGCCGCGGCCGGCGTACTCTCCGGCCGGATCGGGCGCCCCGGAATTTATCCGGTCGAATTCGAGGCCGAAAATCCCGCCGGGCGTTCCCGCTGCACGATCAGGCTGATCGCCGGGGAAGGAATCCAGCTGACCCCGCCGATGGGGTGGAACAGCTGGTACTGCTTCTCGGAGGGCGTCAGCGATGCAGGAATCCGGAAAACGGCACGCGCACTCGTCGAACGCGGACTCGCCGCCCACGGCTGGAATTTCGTGAACATCGACGACTGCTGGCAGGGCGTGCGCGGCGGAAAATACGGCGCGCTCCAGGGAAACGAACGCTTCCCCGACATGAAAGCGCTGGCCGACTACATCCACAGCCTCGGGCTGCGGTTCGGCCTCTATTCGACGCCGTGGATCGGCACCTATGCCGGATTCCGCGGCGGCAGCACCGACCGGGGACGCGAAGAACGGCTGTTCCTGCCGGAGCCGGAACGGCTTCAGCCGAATCAGGTATTCGGCCGCTACCCGGGACTCCACAGCCTCGGCGCCGACCGGCCCGGCCCGGAATGGCGGTTCGGCGACGATGTGCGCCAGTGGGCCGAATGGGGGGTCGACTTCGTGAAGGTCGACTGGCACCCGAACGACCTCCCGACCGCGCGCCGCATGGCCGATGAGCTGCGCCGCTGCGGACGGGACATCGTGCTGAGTCTCTCGAACAACGCTCCGGCGGCCGACGCGGCGGAGCTGCTCGGCTGCGCCCAGCTCTGCCGCGTCACGGGCGACATCCGGGACGAGTGGGAGAGCGTTGCCGCCATCGGTTTCGACCACCCCGCCGCATGGCGCCGGGCGACGGGTCCCGGCCGTTTCCCGGACCCCGACATGCTGCAGATCGGATCGATCGGGATTCCGAACAGCCCGAATCCGTCCTATACGCCTTCCCGGCTGACCCGCGAGGAGCAGAGCACGCAATTCGCTCTCTGGTGTCTCCTCTCCGCGCCGCTGCTGCTGAGCTGCGACATCGCCGGAATGGACGAAGCGACTTTCCGGCTGCTGACCAACGACGGCCTGATCGCAATCAATCAGGACCCGCTGGCGGCTCCGCCCTCCGTCGAAAACCGGGGCAACGGCATTCTCGTCTACCGCAAGCCGCTGGCGGACGGTTCGGAAGCGGTCGGCGTTTTCAACCGGAGCTGCGAGCACCGCACCTGCCGTCTCGACGACTGCCGGTACGGCCGCGACCTCCGCAACGGCGAAATCCGGGAGCTCTGCGGCGAGGTCCATCTCGTCCCGCACTCCTCCCGGATCTTCCGTACCGTACCGGCACGAGGCGGAGCGGAAACGGCGGATTCCTTCCGAAGTGTGACGGCCTGA